TTGCCGGATGTCCATCGGCAGCTGGCGAAGGATTTCCAGGTTAAGGTGTGCGGCGCCGCTAAAACGGGCCGGATCGCCGAGTATCCGAACTTTGGCCACCCCGCCGGCCGAGTGGATTTTACGGGCCACGACAAAGCCGTCTCCGCCGTTGTTGCCGAGACCGCAGAGGATGACGAAGGTGCGATTTGCCAGGGGCCCCATTCTTCCCAGGACGGAAAAGGCTGCCTGACCGGCGTTTTCCATCAAAATTTCTTCGGGAATCCGGTACCGGTCGATGGCGGCGCGATCCATGGCGCGCATCTGAACAACATTGCTGACTTTCATCGCTAGTTTCCCCCGTAACCGCTGTCTCCGGGCGATCCGGCAGTCCGAAAATGCGGCAGTGCATCGGATCGTTCCAGACGTTTGAAAGGATCCTTGTATGGCTTCGGTTGGTTAAGAGCGTCTTTGTTCATGTCCGTCAGGCTGTGAACGGTATTGGCTGGCGGCTGTCGCAGGAACGGTTTTTTTACTTTCCGATAATATCCCACCACCGGGCCCGAGTCAAAACATCCTGAAATGAATAAGCTCTTTGCAAAACTTAGCTTTTGACGGAAGGCCCTGAACGGCTCCTTTTTCCGGACAGATTATTATCGGGTTATCGGTTGTACGGGATAAGAAGCTTTTGACCTGAAAAGAAACTTGCTTATATAATCTCTCATAAATTCTTTGCAAGAATATCTATCAAAGGAGAACTTACGTGAAAAAGTGGTATGTGGCAGTAGGCGTAGGGTTGGCAGCGCTGGTGGTGCTTGTCGTTGTCGGGGTGTCCAATATCGGCCCGATTATCAAGCAGGCGGTCAATAGCAAGGGCCCCGAAATTACGGGTACGGATTTGCGCGTAGGGGATGTCGATATCGCATTGTTGACCGGTCGTGCCAGCCTGAAGGATTTCTTTTTGGGGAACCCGAAGGGTTTTGATTCGCCTTATGCCGTATCGGTCAAAGCCATCAAGGTTGATCTGAATGAAAAATCCCTGACCCGGGATACGGTGATCGTGGATCGGATTGAAGTGGTTGCTCCGCATATTATTTTTGAAAAGAGTCGCAAGGGGGATAATTTCAAATCCTTATTGCGCAATGTGCAGCGGTCTGTCGGCAGCGGCACCGAATCGCAGGGGCAGTCTTCGTCGCAAAGCGGTAAAAAACTTGTGGTCAAAGAGTTTATCCTGCGGGAGGGGAAGGTGAATCTGGCCATCCAGGGGCTGAAGGGCAAAGAAATCAGTGCCACCTTACCGGAGATTCGCCTGCAGAATATCGGTCAACAGCAGGGCGGGGTGACGCCGGCGCAGGCCGCCAAGGAAATCTTTGCCGCGCTCTACGGTCAGATGACCTCCACGGATAT
This DNA window, taken from Syntrophotalea carbinolica DSM 2380, encodes the following:
- a CDS encoding AsmA family protein, whose translation is MKKWYVAVGVGLAALVVLVVVGVSNIGPIIKQAVNSKGPEITGTDLRVGDVDIALLTGRASLKDFFLGNPKGFDSPYAVSVKAIKVDLNEKSLTRDTVIVDRIEVVAPHIIFEKSRKGDNFKSLLRNVQRSVGSGTESQGQSSSQSGKKLVVKEFILREGKVNLAIQGLKGKEISATLPEIRLQNIGQQQGGVTPAQAAKEIFAALYGQMTSTDMTAALKSSLSDLSVDVPDVAGELDAAKKQTTQGIEDAKKSFKDLLGK